In the Pseudomonas sp. DTU_2021_1001937_2_SI_NGA_ILE_001 genome, one interval contains:
- the fdhD gene encoding formate dehydrogenase accessory sulfurtransferase FdhD, with the protein MHAKRTVGAASVPDASALGASQSYQYSNLEGSAAAETALAEEVALAIAYNGISQAVMLVSPSDLEDFIVGFSLGSGIIASPDEIYDFRLSGCGSSMQAEVEIASRAFWALKEHRRQLTGTTGCGLCGVEAVEQALPELQVLPATALPPAHWLDGLRQRISDFQPLGRHSGAVHAALFMNDQGELLLSREDIGRHNALDKLIGALVRQGIPLAGGVAVVTSRCSLELIQKALRAGLQTLVSLSAPTGLALQWARRHNLNLIHLPQHSAPRVYSPAMENRS; encoded by the coding sequence ATGCACGCCAAGCGCACGGTCGGCGCGGCGTCAGTTCCCGATGCTTCCGCGCTCGGCGCCAGCCAGTCCTACCAGTACTCGAACCTCGAGGGCAGCGCAGCAGCCGAAACCGCGCTGGCCGAAGAAGTCGCCCTGGCCATCGCCTACAACGGCATCAGCCAGGCGGTGATGCTGGTCAGCCCCAGCGACCTGGAAGACTTCATCGTCGGTTTCAGCCTGGGCAGCGGCATCATCGCTTCGCCCGACGAGATCTACGACTTCCGCTTGAGCGGCTGCGGCTCGTCGATGCAAGCCGAGGTCGAAATCGCCAGCCGCGCCTTCTGGGCGCTCAAGGAACATCGCCGGCAACTGACCGGCACCACCGGCTGCGGCCTGTGCGGGGTCGAAGCGGTGGAACAGGCCCTGCCGGAACTTCAGGTATTGCCCGCCACCGCCCTGCCGCCGGCCCATTGGCTCGACGGCCTGCGCCAGCGCATCAGCGACTTCCAGCCCCTGGGCCGGCACAGCGGCGCCGTGCATGCCGCCTTGTTCATGAACGACCAGGGCGAACTGCTGCTCAGCCGTGAAGACATCGGCCGGCACAACGCCCTGGACAAACTCATTGGTGCGCTGGTGCGCCAGGGCATTCCCCTGGCCGGTGGCGTGGCCGTGGTCACCAGCCGCTGCAGCCTGGAGCTGATCCAGAAAGCCCTGCGCGCCGGCCTGCAGACCCTGGTCAGCCTGTCCGCACCCACCGGCCTGGCCCTGCAATGGGCGCGCCGCCACAACCTCAACCTGATTCACCTGCCGCAGCACAGTGCGCCGCGGGTCTACAGCCCTGCGATGGAGAACCGATCGTGA